A window from Scheffersomyces stipitis CBS 6054 chromosome 7, complete sequence encodes these proteins:
- a CDS encoding predicted protein, with product MATYKQRCQSLSRDLAKLDKQYESSSRKLHILSSWYEQILNLFASKVTQNGEAIDEKLLVKLSDNDDDELKTRRSLLLSVLTPLIENSKA from the coding sequence ATGGCCACATACAAACAGAGGTGTCAATCTTTAAGTCGGGACTTGGCCAAACTTGATAAACAGTATGAGTCGAGCCTGAGAAAATTGCATATCTTGAGCAGTTGGTACGAACAGATTCTCAATCTTTTTGCTTCAAAAGTTACCCAGAATGGCGAAGCTATTGacgaaaagttgttggtgaagcTTCTGGACaatgatgacgatgaatTAAAGACGAGAAGAagcttgttgttgctggtgttgACCCCGTTAATAGAGAATTCCAAGGCT
- the ROT2 gene encoding glucosidase II (Reversal of tor2 lethality. Involved in Beta-1,6-glucan synthesis Glucosidase II catalytic (alpha) subunit and related enzymes, glycosyl hydrolase family 31~go_function hydrolase activity, hydrolyzing O-glycosyl compounds~go_process carbohydrate metabolism), producing the protein MRLQSVLLWIFCFSSVLAVKEYLFKNCDNSGFCHRNKHYANQIKSLGSAFVPHYAIDPSSVHLQESGQDFHIAGTIIKKVPNIPDLQVELPITVSLLEGNNVRVQIDESGRNQITVKNKYVNHRRYNETGQWAFASEELPYISKKDVKLDISSDKLSFTYGPAQEYTAELQFLPVKLTISYKDEPQVVVNDQNFLNLEHWRVRDANAEHLSDEQVDFDMFTDSFGDSKEDKLPLGPESIGLDFTFKNYKNLYGIPEHADSLNLKDTTGSNQPYRLFNVDIFEYETDSRLPMYGAIPLLLAVRPELSVGLFWINSADTFVDLDKNSDSGDSRTHWISENGVIDFMIIVDKTPAAINKNYGLITGYVQLPPLFSLGYHQCRWNYNDEKDVLEINSLMDKHRIPYDTIWLDIEYTDSKKYFTWQNDVFPDPEGMMKELDATGRNLVVIIDPHIKTGYPVSDQFRKQKICINDATNTSYLGHCWPGESVWIDTLNPNAQALWDSQFVWDKKNKFTGGLSTNLHIWNDMNEPSVFNGPETTSPRDNLHYGGWEHRSVHNIYGLSYHEATYNSLKKRQSHTTRERPFILTRSYYSGSQRTAAMWTGDNMSKWEYLQISLPMVLTSNIVGMPFAGADVGGFFGNPSKELLTRWYQAGIWYPFFRAHAHIDSRRREPWVAGEPYTSIMTDAVKLRYSLLPMLYTAFYESSVSGIPIMKPVFYEALDNLESYSIEDQFFVGNSGLLVKPVVEKEADDIEIYLPDSEVYYDFTNGNITGDITKFQLNKPGYVKRAVTLNDIPVFLKGGSIIAQKNRYRRSSKLMVNDPYTLIVAPDSNGNANGKLYIDDGESFGYTKGLSAKVSSIDVNYVGSLSSIEIEKIVIISQPQSQINKLIIHNPKLKVAADWSATFATDVEHDEL; encoded by the exons ATGAGGCTTCAATCGGTGCTACTCTGGATTTTCTGCTTCAGCCTGGTTCTAGCAGTGAAAGAGTaccttttcaagaactgtGACAATTCAGGATTCTGCCATCGTAACAAGCATTATGCTAATCAGATTAAAAGTCTCGGTTCAGCATTTGTTCCTCACTATGCCATTGACCCTTCTTCTGTTCATTTGCAAGAACTGGGTCAAGACTTCCATATCGCTGGTACGATAATAAAGAAAGTTCCCAATATTCCTGATCTACAAGTGGAGTTGCCGATTACGGTTTCGTTGCTTGAAGGGAACAATGTCCGAGTGCAGATTGACGAATCGGGCAGAAACCAAATCACTGTGAAGAATAAATATGTAAATCATCGCAGATACAACGAGACGGGGCAATGGGCTTTTGCAAGTGAAGAATTGCCTTATATTAGTAAGAAGGACGTCAAACTTGACATTTCCAGTGATAAATTGTCTTTCACGTATGGACCTGCTCAAGAGTATACGGCGGAGTTGCAATTTTTGCCAGTTAAATTGACGATTTCCTATAAGGACGAGCCTCAAGTTGTAGTTAACGATCAGaactttctcaacttggagCACTGGAGAGTCAGAGATGCTAACGCAGAGCATCTCAGTGATGAGCAAGTAGATTTCGACATGTTCACGGACAGCTTCGGGGATTCAAAGGAAGATAAGTTGCCTTTGGGGCCAGAATCCATAGGACTTGATTTCACCTTCAAGAACTACAAAAACTTGTATGGGATTCCTGAGCATGCTGACtcgttgaacttgaaagaTACCACAGGCTCGAACCAGCCGTACCGTCTTTTCAACGTTGATATCTTTGAGTATGAGACTGACTCCAGATTGCCGATGTATGGAGCAATTCCGTTGCTATTGGCTGTGAGACCCGAACTCTCTGTTGGTTTATTTTGGATCAACAGTGCTGATACTTTCGTTGATTTAGATAAAAATTCAGATTCTGGCGACTCTAGGACTCACTGGATCTCAGAAAACGGTGTTATTGATTTCATGATCATCGTAGATAAAACACCTGCTGCCATTAACAAGAACTACGGGTTGATTACTGGTTACGTCCAATTACCTCCGCTATTCTCTCTAGGATACCACCAATGTCGCTGGAATTACAACGACGAAAAGGATGTATTGGAAATAAACTCCTTGATGGACAAACACAGAATTCCTTACGACACCATTTGGTTGGATATCGAGTACACCGACTCCAAGAAATACTTTACGTGGCAGAACGATGTTTTTCCTGACCCAGAAGGTATGATGAAGGAATTGGACGCTACTGGGAGGAACTTGGTGGTAATCATCGACCCACACATCAAAACAGGCTACCCTGTCAGCGACCAGTTCAGAAAGCAGAAAATTTGCATCAATGATGCTACCAATACTAGCTACTTAGGCCATTGCTGGCCCGGAGAATCTGTTTGGATCGATACTTTGAATCCTAATGCTCAAGCTCTTTGGGACTCTCAGTTCGTATGGgacaaaaagaacaaattcACAGGAGGTTTGTCCACCAATCTTCATATCTGGAACGATATGAACGAGCCCTCGGTATTTAACGGTCcagaaacaacttctccCAGAGATAACTTACACTACGGAGGATGGGAGCATCGTTCTGTTCATAACATCTACGGTTTAAGTTACCATGAAGCGACCTACAATTCGTTAAAAAAACGTCAATCACATACCACGAGAGAAAGACCATTTATTCTTACTAGATCGTACTATTCTGGATCTCAGAGAACGGCTGCTATGTGGACTGGAGACAATATGTCCAAATGGGAGTATCTACAGATTTCGCTTCCAATGGTATTGACCTCAAATATAGTCGGTATGCCTTTCGCGGGAGCCGATGTCGGAGGATTTTTTGGAAACCCCTCGAAGGAATTGCTTACCAGATGGTACCAGGCTGGAATCTGGTACCCTTTCTTCAGAGCACACGCGCACATAGATTCAAGGAGAAGAGAACCCTGGGTGGCAGGGGAACCTTACACTTCTATCATGACAGATGCTGTCAAGTTGAGATACTCGTTATTGCCCATGTTGTATACTGCGTTTTACGAATCGTCAGTTTCAGGCATTCCAATTATGAAGCCTGTTTTCTATGAAGCTCTTGACAATTTGGAAAGCTACTCGATTGAAGATCAGTTTTTCGTAGGAAATTCCGGTTTGTTGGTTAAACCCGTTGTAGAGAAGGAAGCAGATGACATCGAAATCTATCTTCCGGATTCTGAGGTCTATTACGATTTCACCAATGGAAACATCACCGGCGATATAACTAAGtttcaattgaacaaaCCTGGATATGTCAAGAGGGCAGTAACTTTGAATGACATTCCAGTTTTCTTAAAAGGTGGTTCCATCATTGCACAAAAAAACAGATACCGTAgatcttccaagttgatggTCAATGATCCATACACATTGATTGTTGCACCAGACTCGAACGGAAACGCTAATGGAAAGTTGTATATCGACGATGGTGAATCATTTGGCTATACCAAGG GATTGTCAGCCAAGGTTTCAAGTATAGACGTGAACTATGTTGGTTCGTTGTCGAgtattgaaattgaaaagattgtTATTATTTCCCAACCACAGTCGCAGATTA ACAAGTTGATTATTCATAACCCAAAGTTGAAGGTTGCTGCAGATTGGAGTGCTACTTTCGCTACTGATGTTGAGCATGACGAGTTGTGA
- a CDS encoding predicted protein (go_component intracellular~go_function nuclease activity~go_process DNA repair), translating to MPRRPSTGTQSDTPALHVVPSFYGVYLLQSEPKPSSFYIGSTPDPPRRLRQHNGDLKAGGAYRTKRAGFRPWRMLLVVYDFPSKVSALQFEHSFQHCHETRHIKQEERISKNKLSGRTLHHKVANVALLLRSSYFRHLPLKVLVFEEAVYNSFMNNKFVTCSHVDLLNTNFNEYFSVMEKDLDSTVDSWKTRHTNENEIWSMAKEAVILGSPRCALCLEPIEQVPETSSPISKRSDLQRYLQSESLPLVTMCYNPQCRDVFHLSCLGHRFTNSDGFQSLIPATVNRCCSCNAKLEWRTLAKIATKLRYYVLKDSLQLPSQVLENDDNYESQNVNDS from the exons ATGCCAAGAAGACCCTCTACAGGTACACAGTCGGATACTCCTGCTCTCCATGTAGTTCCCAGCTTTTATGGAgtctatcttcttcagctggaACCCAAGCCAAGCTCGTTCTATATCGGATCAACCCCAGATCCTCCGCGTAGGTTGAGACAACATAATGGAGATCTCAAAGCTGGTGGGGCGTACCGCACCAAGCGGGCAGGATTCAGACCCTGGAGGATGTTGCTCGTTGTGTACGATTTCCCGTCCAAAGTGTCTGCTCTCCAATTCGAACATTCTTTTCAACATTGCCATGAGACAAGACATatcaaacaagaagaaagaatatcaaagaacaagttgtcaGGTAGAACGCTACATCACAAGGTTGCCAACGTAGCATTGTTGCTACGCTCTAGCTACTTTCGCCATTTGCCCCTAAAGGTCTTAGTGTTTGAAGAGGCTGTTTACAATCTGTTTATGAACAATAAGTTTGTAACCTGTAGCCATGTAGACTTATTGAATACCAATTTCAACGAATACTTTTCAGTGATGGAAAAAGAT CTTGACTCTACTGTagattcttggaaaacgagGCATACAAACGAGAATGAGATATGGAGCATGGCAAAGGAGGCGGTGATCCTTGGGTCTCCTCGATGTGCATTGTGTTTGGAGccaattgaacaagtacCCGAAACTCTGCTGCCAATAAGCAAAAGGTCAGATCTTCAGAGATACTTACAAAGTGAAAGTCTTCCTCTTGTGACCATGTGCTATAATCCTCAATGTAGAGACGTTTTTCATTTGTCATGCCTTGGCCACAGATTCACTAATAGTGATGGCTTCCAAAGCCTCATCCCTGCAACTGTAAATAGGTGCTGTCTGTGTAATGCAAAGTTAGAATGGAGAACGTTGGCCAAGATTGCTACGAAGTTACGATATTACGTCCTAAAAGATTCCCTTCAACTACCAAGTCAAGTCTTGGAAAACGACGACAACTACGAATCTCAAAATGTGAATGATTCTTAA
- the SKN7 gene encoding Protein with similarity to DNA-binding region of heat shock transcription factors (Sensory transduction histidine kinase~go_component nucleus~go_function two-component response regulator activity; DNA binding; transcription factor activity~go_process two-component signal transduction system (phosphorelay); regulation of transcription, DNA-dependent), which produces MSHPIKSEPSLSASVSSTASSNQSGSNDFVKKLFLMLQEDSYKDVVRWTANGDSFVVLNTNEFTKEILPRHFKHSNFASFVRQLNKYDFHKVKVSNEEKMVYPYGEDAWEFKHPDFKINDRGSLENIKRKGPSSKKISSANTITNGGDFTSSSSVACNHNLSQITTAQSHLKDQVEQLRAENKQLHQDVNVLQTKYKTLIENIVAINTFDERYHRSMGILINCLLQAGIKLPPLDFPNPALMSLQQPTTGLVAQTTTTNIPNPKFHVLLVEDDNVCIQLCRKFLVKYGCQVTVVTDGLNAISTVEHTKYDLVLMDIVMPNLDGATATSVIRSFDTKTPIIAMTGNIEDNDLVTYLQNGMSDILAKPFTKDDLYSILSKHLLTDESKTAAAVGVTSRNISISGPTLPAESDEDPLLKKQRLQ; this is translated from the exons ATGTCGCATCCCATCAAGTCCGAGCCGAGTCTCTCAGCATCTGTATCCTCGACTGCGAGCTCCAATCAGTCAGGCTCCAACGACTTTGTCAAAAAGCTCTTTCTAATGCTTCAGGAAGATTCCTACAAGGATGTCGTGAGATGGACAGCTAATGGTGACAGTTTTGTAGTGCTCAACACCAACGAGTTCACCAAGGAGATCTTGCCGCGTCACTTCAAGCACTCTAACTTTGCCAGCTTTGTTCGTCAGCTCAACAAGTACGACTTTCACAAAGTAAAAGTATCTaatgaagagaaaatgGTGTACCCATACGGTGAAGATGCGTGGGAATTCAAACACCCTgatttcaagatcaacgatAGGGGCTCACttgaaaatatcaaaaGAAAGGGCCCTTCTTCTAAAAAAATCCTGAGTGCCAACACCATCACTAACGGCGGTGATTTCACGTCGTCGTCCTCAGTAGCATGTAACCATAACTTGTCTCAAATCACGACTGCTCAGTCCCATCTCAAGGACCAAGTAGAACAGCTCAGAGCGGAAAACAAACAATTGCATCAGGATGTCAACGTTCTCCAGACGAAGTATAAGACGCTTATCGAGAACATTGTAGCCATAAATACTTTTGATGAGCGCTACCATCGCTCCATGGGCATTTTGATTAACTGTTTGCTCCAAGCGGGAATCAAACTCCCTCCATTAGATTTTCCCAATCCCGCACTCATGAGTCTCCAGCAGCC GACAACTGGTCTTGTAGCACAGACCACCACGACAAACATACCCAACCCCAAGTTCCATGTACTCTTAGTGGAGGACGACAATGTGTGTATCCAGTTGTGTCGTAAGTTTCTTGTCAAGTATGGCTGTCAAGTTACCGTAGTTACCGATGGACTCAATGCAATCTCCACTGTAGAACACACCAAGTACGACTTGGTTTTGATGGATATCGTAATGCCCAACTTAGACGGAGCCACGGCGACCAGTGTAATCAGATCGTTCGATACAAAGACCCCCATCATCGCCATGACAGGAAACATCGAAGATAACGACTTGGTGACATACTTGCAAAACGGGATGTCGGACATTTTGGCCAAACCATTCACCAAAGATGATCTCTACTCCATCTTATCCAAGCACTTGTTGACAGACGAGTCGAAgactgctgctgctgttggagTAACTTCCAGAAACATCAGCATCAGCGGACCTACCTTGCCAGCAGAATCCGACGAAGACCCActtctcaagaaacagCGACTTCAATAA
- a CDS encoding predicted protein, which yields FTTIRCLALGSPSNSRNALYQLAYVVEIAKFFDIDRVSMYDPVFTSKDVYLLESMKYVVEESTESEPKETLYFIPHAPLELTNVILNNEKPAYILGNDIVSHTDRYTKQKLYDTYPTISYLVHLTQKSRDKSHVVDDNEDFVPVTKRKKRGKKAFQEPTLNYDGQEWYFMTATVSRFVESFRKNDDWGNSFSDLAYHVLE from the coding sequence TTCACAACAATACGATGTTTAGCCTTGGGGTCACCGTCAAATAGTAGAAATGCATTATACCAACTAGCGTATGTGGTGGAAATAGCCAAGTTCTTTGACATCGACAGAGTCTCCATGTATGACCCAGTTTTCACATCTAAGGACGTCTATCTATTGGAGTCAATGAAATATGTGGTGGAGGAGTCAACTGAGCTGGAGCCAAAGGAGACTCTCTACTTTATACCGCATGCTCCTTTGGAGCTTACAAATGTCATTCTAAACAACGAAAAGCCGGCATATATCTTGGGTAATGACATCGTATCCCATACTGATAGATACACCAAACAGAAGTTATACGATACTTATCCCACGATCTCATATCTTGTACATTTAACTCAAAAGAGTCGAGATAAGTCGCATGTAGTAGATGACAATGAGGATTTTGTCCCTGTGACCAAACGAAAGAAAAGAGGTAAGAAGGCTTTTCAGGAACCAACTTTGAACTACGACGGTCAGGAATGGTACTTTATGACGGCCACAGTATCTCGATTTGTGGAAAGCTTCAGAAAGAATGATGACTGGGGAAACTCGTTCTCTGACCTAGCCTATCATGTTCTTGAATAG
- the PRS2 gene encoding ribose-phosphate pyrophosphokinase (go_process nucleoside metabolism), producing the protein MRKCKIFVGSSHPELGRLVCERLGVEPAPCTLKKFSNGETSVQIGVSIRDEDVYIIQSGSPEINDHIMELLILISACRGGSANKITAVIPQFPYSKQSKMKKHRGAITARMLANLLVMAGADHVVSMDLHASQMQGFFTKPVDNLFGAPTLARWIRHNIPDWESAVVVSKNPGGTKRVTALADSLKINFAMIHTDRRRTQDGYARRKALKNSFRKNDDDDDEEEDNIVSEIQTARIVQGHVVNDDYPVSNGTSNGIKDNSDSLDKTSILDSDVLGGSYDAANSDDEDEPTSINQEKLITLVGDVKDKVAIILDDMIDKPSSFIAAAEHLRLNCGAKAVYVVGTHGVFSDLCLEELTNSKCIDKIVVTNTYPIGRERMEKYKSKLTVIDVSPIFAECIRRDHFGESISVLFDSLAAIE; encoded by the coding sequence ATGCGTAAGTGCAAAATTTTTGTCGGTTCGTCACACCCAGAGTTGGGCCGTCTTGTTTGCGAGAGATTGGGTGTTGAGCCTGCTCCTTgtactttgaagaagttttccaaCGGAGAGACTTCCGTCCAGATTGGTGTTTCCATCAGAGATGAGGATGTCTATATCATCCAATCAGGTTCTCCTGAAATTAACGACCATATCatggagttgttgattttgatcTCGGCATGTCGTGGCGGCTCAGCCAATAAGATAACGGCAGTTATTCCCCAATTTCCTTACTCTAAACAgtccaagatgaagaagcacaGAGGAGCCATCACAGCCAGAATGTTGGCCAACTTATTAGTCATGGCTGGTGCCGACCATGTAGTTTCTATGGACTTACACGCTTCACAGATGCAAGGTTTTTTCACCAAACCTGTGGATAACTTGTTTGGTGCTCCAACTTTAGCGAGATGGATCCGTCACAACATTCCAGACTGGGAAAGTGCAGTAGTAGTATCCAAGAATCCTGGCGGTACCAAACGAGTAACAGCTTTGGCCGACTCCTTGAAGATTAACTTCGCCATGATCCACACAGACAGACGTAGAACGCAAGATGGATATGCCAGAAGAAAGGCATTGAAGAACTCGTTCCGTAAAaacgacgacgacgacgacgaagaagaagacaacaTCGTCTCTGAAATTCAGACTGCTAGAATTGTCCAGGGGCATGTTGTAAATGATGACTATCCTGTCTCCAACGGTACATCGAACGGCATCAAGGATAACTCAGACCTGTTGGACAAGACTTCTATTTTGGACAGCGATGTTTTGGGAGGCTCATACGATGCTGCCAACTCcgacgacgaagatgagCCTACCTCTATCAACcaagaaaagttgattaCGCTAGTGGGAGACGTGAAGGACAAGGTAGCGATAATATTGGACGATATGATCGACAAGCCTTCGTCGTtcattgctgctgctgaacATTTGAGATTGAACTGTGGAGCCAAAGCTGTCTATGTAGTTGGAACCCATGGTGTATTCAGCGATTTGTGCTTGGAAGAGCTCACCAATAGCAAATGTATTGACAAGATTGTTGTTACTAACACGTACCCTATCGGCAGAGAAAGAATGGAGAAGTACAAGAGCAAATTGACTGTGATTGATGTGTCGCCCATTTTCGCCGAGTGTATCAGAAGAGATCACTTTGGTGAGTCAATTTCGGTTCTTTTTGACTCGTTGGCTGCCATCGAGTAG
- a CDS encoding predicted protein yields MSPLSLNNSGQYHDTTEGSSAGTDTSISEKLTAASPYVAAEAPAASPATSQPAATDSTNTISPTRISLPPPAVPASLPLPGSSSSSSTTTGVYGVSNLPLNPYPLPSPATEKAIASIAPMLESFAPKTSAEESGVPTSTINSSSSSPQYSRVGSYSNEFIMDHQPKLTSDNLNAAFRSRNNSTNAGTVASDTVKLDKTMSNSSSTSRKSEFEGPKLPKIGKIGVCAMDAKVLSKPCRRILNKLIENGEFETIIFGDKVILDEAIENWPTCDFLISFFSGGFPLDKAIAYVNYRKPYIINDLVMQKALWDRRLVLTLLNYANVPTPERLEISRDGGPQLEAQLREKLTEVGMSESQLEELTNQSEPEWEMVD; encoded by the exons ATGTCACCTCTTCTGCTCAACAATCTGGGCCAGTACCACGACACCACCGAGGGCTCTTCCGCTGGCACTGATACGAGTATTAGCGAGAAACTCACCGCCGCATCGCCCTACGTCGCGGCAGAAGCCCCAGCCGCACTGCCAGCAACCTCCCAACCCGCCGCTACAGATAGCACAAATACTATCTCTCCCACGAGAATCTCACTTCCGCCTCCTGCAGTACCGGCATCTCTCCCATTACCAggctcttcttcgtcctcgTCGACCACGACTGGAGTTTATGGCGTATCCAATTTACCGCTCAACCCCTATCCCTTACCTCTGCCTGCCACAGAGAAGGCCATAGCATCCATTGCACCCATGCTCGAGAGCTTTGCACCCAAAACCTCAGCAGAAGAATCTGGTGTTCCAACGTCTACcatcaattcttcttcttcttcacctcAGTACTCTCGCGTTGGCTCGTACTCCAACGAGTTCATCATGGACCACCAGCCCAAACTCACGTCCGACAATTTGAATGCTGCTTTCCGCTCAAGAAACAATTCTACCAATGCTGGCACTGTAGCTTCTGATACTGTGAAGTTGGATAAAACGATGTCGAACTCTTCATCTACTCTGCGAAAATCT GAATTTGAGGGCCCTAAGTTGCCCAAGATCGGCAAAATTGGTGTCTGTGCTATGGACGCCAAAGTCTTGCTGAAGCCCTGTAGACGAATCctcaacaagttgattgagAACGGAGAGTTTGAAACCATCATCTTTGGTGACAAGGTCATCTTGGATGAAGCCATTGAGAACTGGCCCACCTGcgacttcttgatctcgtTTTTTTCTGGTGGTTTTCCCTTGGATAAAGCCATTGCTTATGTCAACTACAGAAAGCCTTACatcatcaacgacttggtGATGCAGAAGGCGTTGTGGGATAGAAGACTAGTGTTGACTCTCTTGAATTATGCCAATGTTCCTACACCAGAAAGATTAGAAATCAGCAGAGATGGAGGTCCTCAATTAGAGGCTCAGTTGAGAGAAAAGTTGACCGAAGTAGGTATGTCTGAGTCACAATTGGAGGAATTGACCAATCAGTCTGAACCAGAGTGGGAGATGGTTGAC